A window of the Melospiza melodia melodia isolate bMelMel2 chromosome 25, bMelMel2.pri, whole genome shotgun sequence genome harbors these coding sequences:
- the NDUFS2 gene encoding NADH dehydrogenase [ubiquinone] iron-sulfur protein 2, mitochondrial, whose protein sequence is MRIAKGTMAALRALWRLRGPSGLSAAGARLGPAPARCRQWQPDMEWAQQYAGAIMYPSKATEKWVPPPWNDKDPVAHKKVSSLTINFGPQHPAAHGVLRLVMELSGETVKRCDPHVGLLHRGTEKLIEYKTYLQALPYFDRLDYVSMMCNEQAYSLAVEKLLNIRPPPRAQWIRVLFAEITRLLNHIMAVTTHALDIGAMTPFFWMFEEREKMFEFYERVSGARMHAAYVRPGGVHQDLPLGLMDDIYEFVKNFSIRIDEVEEMLTNNRIWKNRTVDIGVISAEEALNYGFSGVMLRGSGIKWDLRKTQPYDVYDQVEFDVPIGSRGDCYDRYLCRVEEMRQSLRIILQCLNKMPPGEIKVDDAKVSPPKRAEMKTSMESLIHHFKLYTEGYQVPPGATYTAIEAPKGEFGVYLVSDGSSRPYRCKIKAPGFAHLAGLDRMSQGHMLADVVAIIGTQDIVFGEVDR, encoded by the exons ATGCGCATTGCCAAGGGCACGATGGCGGCGCTGCGGGCGCTGTGGCGGCTCCGCGGCCCCTCGGGGCTGAGCGCGGCAGGGGCTCGGctgggcccggccccggcccg GTGCCGCCAATGGCAGCCCGACATGGAGTGGGCGCAGCAGTACGCGGGGGCCATCATGTACCCCAGCAAGGCCACCGAGAAGTGGGTGCCGCCACCCTGGAACg acaAGGACCCGGTGGCCCACAAGAAGGTTTCCAGCCTGACCATCAACTTCGGGCCGCAGCACCCGGCGGCGCACGGGGTGCTGAGGCTGGTGATGGAGCTGAGCGGCGAGACGGTGAAACGGTGCGACCCGCACGTGGGGCTGCTGCACCGCGGCACCGAGAAACTCATCGAGTACAAGACCTACCTGCAG GCCCTGCCCTACTTTGACCGCCTGGACTACGTGTCCATGATGTGCAACGAGCAGGCCTACTCGCTGGCCGTGGAGAAGCTCCTCAACATCCGCCCCCCTCCCCGCGCTCAGTGGATCCGAG ttctcttCGCCGAGATCACGCGGCTGCTGAACCACATCATGGCGGTGACCACGCACGCGCTGGACATCGGGGCCATGACCCCGTTCTTCTGGATGTTCGAGGAGAGGGAGAAg ATGTTCGAGTTCTACGAGCGCGTGTCGGGGGCGCGGATGCACGCGGCCTACGTGCGGCCCGGGGGTGTGCACcag gacctgcccctggggctcatgGACGACATCTACGAGTTCGTGAAGAACTTCTCCATCCGCATCGACGAGGTGGAGGAG ATGCTGACCAACAACCGCATCTGGAAGAACCGCACCGTGGACATCGGCGTCATCTCGGCCGAGGAGGCGCTGAACTACGGCTTCAG cgGGGTGATGCTCAGGGGCTCCGGGATCAAGTGGGACCTGCGCAAGACTCAGCCCTACGACGTCTACGACCAGGTGGAGTTCGACGTTCCCATCGGATCCCGCGGGGATTGCTACGACAG gtaccTGTGCCGCGTGGAGGAGATGCGCCAGTCCCTGCGCATCATCCTGCAGTGCCTCAACAAGATGCCGCCCGGCGAGATCAAGGTGGACGACGCCAAAGTGTCGCCCCCGAAACGCGCCGAGATGAAG ACGTCCATGGAGTCCCTGATCCATCACTTCAAGCTCTACACCGAGGGCTACCAGGTGCCACCCGGGGCCACCTACACGGCCATCGAGGCCCCCAAG ggtgaGTTTGGGGTGTACCTGGTCTCTGATGGCAGCAGCCGTCCCTATCGCTGCAAGATCAAAGCGCCCGGATTCGCTCACCTG gccgggctggacAGGATGTCCCAAGGCCACATGCTGGCAGATGTGGTGGCCATCATTG GCACCCAGGACATCGTCTTTGGGGAGGTCGATCGGTGA
- the B4GALT3 gene encoding beta-1,4-galactosyltransferase 3 codes for MLRRLLERPCSLALLVGCQFAFVAYFSLGGFRNLTALFGRSAGPAVDYSRTHDVYANLSRVGGGTGNGNGPAATPDPARPLPFCPQRSPFLVGPLAVSFSRAPSLEQIRALNPGVRRGGRYRPPQCESRSRTAVIVPHRNREGHLGHLLYYLHPFLQRQQLHYGIYVVHQAGNCTFNRAKLLNVGVKEALKDEDWDCLFLHDVDLIPENDHNLYTCDPWNPKHASVAMNKFGYSLPYPQYFGGVSALTPDQYMKINGFPNEYWGWGGEDDDIATRVRLAGMKISRPPVSIGHYKMVKHKSDKGNEENPHRFDLLVRTQRTWTQDGMNSLSYALLARELLPLYTNLTADIGCDPRARARPGAAPGGAPGAPGASRFRQEMLRKAPREDLPALPPLSLSLSLSPPRRGHNNGSAAAPRREGTVTVTATAGGGNQSVASALP; via the exons ATGCTGCGGCGGCTGCTGGAGCGGCCGTGCTCGCTGGCGCTGCTGGTCGGGTGCCAGTTCGCTTTCGTGGCGTATTTCTCGCTCGGCGGCTTCCGCAACCTCACGGCGCTGTTCGGTCGCTCCGCCGGTCCCGCCGTGGATTATTCGCGGACCCACGACGTGTACGCCAACCTGAGCCGCGTCGGCGGCGGCACCGGCAACGGGAATGGCCCCGCAGCGACGCCCGACCCTGCAAGGCCGCTGCCGTTCTGCCCCCAGAGATCGCCGTTCCTCG TGGGCCCCCTGGCCGTGTCCTTCTCGCGGGCGCCGTCGCTGGAGCAGATCCGGGCCCTGAACCCGGGGGTGCGGCGGGGGGGGCGCTACCGGCCCCCCCAGTGCGAGTCCCGCTCCAGGACCGCCGTCATCGTCCCCCACCGCAACCGCGAGGGCCACCTGGGCCACCTGCTCTACTACCTGCACCCCTTCCTGCAGCGCCAGCAGCTGCACTACGGCATCTACGTCGTGCACCAG gccGGGAACTGCACGTTTAACCGGGCCAAGCTGCTGAACGTGGGCGTGAAGGAGGCGCTGAAGGACGAGGACTGGGACTGCCTGTTCCTGCACGACGTGGACCTGATCCCCGAGAACGACCACAACCTGTACACGTGCGACCCCTGGAACCCCAAACACGCCTCCGTGGCCATGAACAAATTCGGgtacag cctgccgTACCCGCAGTATTTCGGGGGGGTCTCGGCGCTGACCCCAGACCAGTACATGAAGATCAACGGGTTCCCCAACGAGTACTGGGGCTGGGGGGGCGAGGACGATGACATCGCCACCAG GGTGCGCCTGGCCGGGATGAAGATCTCCCGCCCTCCCGTCTCCATCGGCCACTACAAAATGGTCAAACACAAGAGCGACAAAGGCAACGAGGAGAACCCTCACAG GTTCGACCTGCTGGTGCGCACGCAGCGCACGTGGACGCAGGACGGGATGAACTCGCTCAGTTACGCGCTGCTGGCGCGGGAGCTGCTCCCGCTCTACACCAACCTCACGGCCGACATCGGCTGCGACCCCCgcgcccgcgcccgccccggtgccgcccccggtggtgcccccggtgcccccggtgccAGCCGCTTCCGGCAGGAGATGCTGCGCAAGGCGCCCCGCGAGGACCTGCCCGCGCTGCCAccgctgtcactgtcactgtcactgtcaccgcccCGCCGCGGCCACAACAACGGCAGCGCGGCCGCGCCCCGCCGGGAGGGGACAGTGACGGTGACAGCGACAGCGGGGGGGGGCAATCAGAGCGTGGCATCAGCCCTGCCTTGA
- the PPOX gene encoding protoporphyrinogen oxidase, translating into MPPTVAVVGGGISGLAACYHLVRAPRPPKVVLLEASGRFGGWLQSSRSAEGAVFEHGPRGVRPAGPAGAQTLHMVSELGLAGDILAVPREHPAARNRFLYLGGALHPLPSGLGGLLRTVPPFSRALLWSALRDLLTPAGTAPDESAHGFAQRRFGPEVADLAVDSLCRGVFAGDSRALSVRSCFPALFQAERERGSVLLGLALPHGGGVGGAGPEAGLARRARAERWSQWSLRGGMESLARALVAFVSPRGAELRCHTPLTHLRHRRGQWQLTVPGATLTADHVVSALPASALARALPPEAEPLARELRAIPAASVAVVNLQYEGAALPVTGFGHLVPSSEDPALLGIVYDSVAFPEHDGTPASPGVASLRLTVMLGGAWFQQSFGDPALVAPELLLSRARAAVSEHLGLAGTPRNAIVSVQQDCIPQYTLGHWERLERIQRFLKEQQLPLSLIGASYSGVSVNDCIASARAAVGQILGSPPEP; encoded by the exons gtggtgctgctggaggccAGCGGCCGCTTCGGggggtggctgcagagctcccgGAGCGCCGAGGGCGCCGTGTTCGAGCATGGCCCGAGGGGCGTCCGGCCCGCGGGGCCCGCGGGGGCACAGACCCTGCACATG GTGTCGGAGCTGGGGCTGGCCGGTGAcatcctggctgtccccagggagCACCCGGCGGCTCGGAACCGCTTCCTCTACCTGGGGGGGGCCCTGCACCCCCTGCCCTCGGGCCTCGG gggttTGCTGCGCACGGTGCCCCCGTTCTCGCGGGCCCTGCTCTGGAGCGCCCTGCGGGATCTCCTGACCCCGGCGGGGACGGCGCCGGACGAGAGCGCCCACGGCTTCGCCCAGCGCCGCTTCGGGCCCGAG gtggcgGATCTGGCCGTGGATTCCCTGTGCCGGGGGGTGTTTGCCGGGGACAGCCGGGCCCTGAGCGTGcgcagctgcttccctgccctGTTCCAGGCCGAGAGAGAGAGGGGCtccgtgctgctggggctggcactgccacacg GTGGCGGCGTTGGCGGGGCGGGCCCCGAGGCGGGGCtggcgcggcgggcgcgggccgAGCGCTGGAGCCAGTGGTCGCTGCGGGGCGGGATGGAGTCCCTGGCGCGGGCCCTGGTGGCCTTCGTGTCCCCGCGCGGCGCCGAGCTGCGCTGTCACACGCCCCTGACACACCTGCGCCACCGCCGCGGCCAGTGGCAG CTCACCGTGCCCGGTGCCACCCTCACGGCCGATCACGTCGTCAGCGCCCTCCCGGCCTCAG cgctgGCGCGGGCGCTGCCGCCCGAGGCGGAGCCGCTGGCTCGGGAGCTCCGGGCCATCCCGGCCGCCTCGGTGGCCGTGGTGAACCTGCAGTACGAGGGCGCCGCGCTGCCCGTCACG GGCTTTGGGCACCTGGTGCCATCCTCGGAGGACCCGGCGCTGCTGGGCATCGTCTACGACTCGGTGGCGTTCCCGGAGCACGACGGGACCCCCGCGAGCCCCGGGGTGGCCTCGCTGCGCCTCacg gtgatGCTGGGCGGGGCCTGGTTCCAGCAGAGCTTTGGGGACCCCGCCCTGGTGGCCCCGGAGCTGCTGCTGAGCCGGGCACGGGCAGCCGTGAGcgagcacctggggctggccgggACCCCCAGGAACGCCATCGTCAGCGTGCAGCAG GACTGCATCCCCCAGTACACGCTGGGACACTGGGAGCGCTTAG aGCGCATCCAGCGGTTCCtcaaggagcagcagctgcccctgagcCTCATCGGCGCCTCCTACTCCGGGGTCTCCGTCAACGACTGCATCGCCAGCGCCAGGGCGGCcgtggggcagattttggggtccccccccgAGCCCTGA
- the FCER1G gene encoding high affinity immunoglobulin epsilon receptor subunit gamma: protein MGTLGTAAGARCLLGLVLLGVPGRAAGALAEPELCYVLDAVLFLYSLILTGLYVRLRFLTRRSWQAAQKKEEEAVYAGLSSEHQETYETLQMKSS from the exons atggggacattggggacagcggcgGGGGCGCGGTGCCTGCTCGGCCTCGTCCTGCTGGGGGTGCCCGGCCGGGCCGCAG gaGCCCTGGCCGAGCCCGAGCTGTGCTACGTGCTGGACGCCGTGCTCTTCCTCTACAGCCTCATCCTCACCGGCCTCTACGTGCGCCTCAGG ttcCTGACTCGGAGGTCGTGGCAAGCGGCTCAGAAG AAGGAGGAAGAGGCCGTTTACGCC GGTCTCAGCTCCGAGCACCAGGAGACCTACGAGACCCTGCAGATGAAGAGCTCCTGA